TCAACCGGGCGATCAAATTCTGGTGATGAGCAATGGTGGGTTTGAAGGTATCCACGATAAAATTCTGGCGAAACTTGCCGAATAGATGAATGTAACGGTATGAACCAAGAGAAACACAAAGCGATTACACTCGCTTTTACAGGGGCTTCCGGTGCGCCCTATGGACTAAGACTACTTGAATGCCTGTTAGCTGCGGGCTATCAAGTTCACCTACTGATTTCTTCAGCGGCTCGGGTTGTGTTAGCGACCGAGCATAATTTGAAGCTACCTGCCAACCCTGATTTGGCTCAACAGGCGCTAGTGACACACTTAAACTGTGATGCCGAAAAACTCATCGTCTATGGTAAAGACGACTGGTTCTCTCCAGTGGCTTCTGGGTCCGCAGCACCGAAACAGATGGTCGTGTGCCCTTGCTCTGCAGGCAGTGTCGC
This sequence is a window from Vibrio coralliilyticus. Protein-coding genes within it:
- a CDS encoding flavin prenyltransferase UbiX; translated protein: MNQEKHKAITLAFTGASGAPYGLRLLECLLAAGYQVHLLISSAARVVLATEHNLKLPANPDLAQQALVTHLNCDAEKLIVYGKDDWFSPVASGSAAPKQMVVCPCSAGSVAAIAHGMSDNLIERAADVVIKERGQLLLVVRETPFSTLHLENMHKLSQMGVTIMPAAPGFYHQPKSIDDLVDFMVARILDHLNVEQGLVPRWGYDQRV